From the Lathyrus oleraceus cultivar Zhongwan6 chromosome 4, CAAS_Psat_ZW6_1.0, whole genome shotgun sequence genome, one window contains:
- the LOC127136790 gene encoding uncharacterized protein LOC127136790, which yields MIFLGKNNEDDPNSTASFKLVEFSQELGRLALAKMIIMDELAFKYVENEGFRYFVSLGKGKIYAKNIERRVQKLFEYPVPIVSSSASSSYSIQANTSQCVAEDDDDIDWDDVFSLKMKQKQVDVKKSELERYVGAENEDCKDPSFDILG from the exons atgatttttcttGGGAAAAATAATGAAGATGACCCTAATAGCACTGCTAGTTTTAAACTTGTCGAATTTAGTCAAGAATTGGGACGATTAGCCCTTGCAAAGATGATAATTATGGACGAGCTTGCTTTTAAATATGTTGAAAATGAAGGATTTAGGTATTTTGTTAGTCTG GGCAAAGGAAAAATATATGCTAAAAACATTGAAAGACGTGTCCAAAAATTATTTGAGTATCCAGTTCCTATTGTGTCTAGTAGTGCATCCTCAAGCTATTCTATACAAGCTAACACAAGTCAATGTGTTGCTGAAGATGACGATGATATTGATTGGGATGATGTTTTTAGTTTGAAAATGAAGCAAAAGCAGGTTGATGTAAAAAAGAGTGAGTTAGAGAGGTATGTTGGGGCTGAAAATGAAGATTGCAAGGATCCTTCATTTGATATTTTGGGTTGA